The proteins below are encoded in one region of Streptomyces sp. NBC_00490:
- a CDS encoding MarR family transcriptional regulator: MTTTTPLLDPRVIALAHYAARGVLERVLARRGVTFQQSVTLRVVAVADGPVERGQLADTVVGSLKIGAAEAHAVVDELIDAKLVALTEPSQVRITEAGRELYERTSAETAPITARIYDGIPTQDLAVAGRVLTLIADRADAELATLDK; this comes from the coding sequence ATGACCACCACCACTCCCCTGCTCGACCCCCGCGTCATAGCCCTGGCCCACTACGCCGCCCGCGGCGTCCTGGAGCGGGTGCTGGCCCGCCGCGGCGTGACGTTCCAGCAGTCCGTCACCCTGCGGGTCGTGGCCGTCGCCGACGGACCGGTCGAGCGGGGCCAACTCGCCGACACTGTCGTCGGCTCACTGAAGATCGGCGCCGCGGAGGCCCACGCCGTGGTCGACGAGCTGATCGACGCGAAGCTGGTGGCTCTCACGGAGCCGTCACAGGTGCGGATCACGGAAGCCGGGCGGGAGCTGTACGAAAGGACGTCCGCCGAGACCGCGCCCATCACGGCCCGGATCTACGACGGCATCCCGACGCAGGATCTCGCCGTCGCAGGACGGGTGCTGACCCTGATCGCCGACCGGGCCGACGCCGAGCTCGCGACCCTCGACAAGTAG
- a CDS encoding tetratricopeptide repeat protein, which yields MEMTYYDHGTPAERWERARMFFDAKDYAAAARVLDGLVEEVPEQTGPRLLLARSYYHSAQLRRAESELRVIVERDPVEQYARLMLGRTLERQGRHEEAGPHLRLASALAGDFDTL from the coding sequence GTGGAGATGACGTACTACGACCACGGAACACCGGCGGAGCGCTGGGAGCGCGCGCGGATGTTCTTCGACGCCAAGGACTATGCCGCCGCGGCGCGCGTTCTGGACGGGCTGGTCGAGGAGGTGCCGGAGCAGACCGGACCCCGGCTGCTGCTGGCCCGCTCCTACTACCACTCGGCCCAACTGCGCCGCGCGGAGAGCGAGTTGCGCGTCATCGTGGAGCGCGACCCGGTGGAGCAGTACGCCCGTCTGATGCTGGGCCGCACCCTGGAGCGACAGGGACGGCACGAGGAGGCCGGGCCGCACCTCCGCCTCGCCTCCGCCCTCGCGGGCGACTTCGACACGCTCTGA
- a CDS encoding pirin family protein, with protein MSNLDREAAPALCGGRGFVVAEPVRELLSPRTVKLGESTEVRRLLPNLGRRMVGAWCFVDHYGPDDIADEPGMQVPPHPHMGLQTVSWLHQGEVLHRDSTGSLQTIHPRELGLMTSGRAISHSEESPKSHAPYLHGAQLWVALPDSHRHTDPRFEHHAELPVVTAPGLSATLILGALDGATSPGTTYTPIVGADLTLARGADVRLPLEPDFEYAVLSMSGEARVDGVPVLPGSMLYLGCGRTELPLRAESEASLMLLGGEPFEEELIMFWNFIGRTQQEIEQAREDWTTGSRFGEVKGYDGAPLPAPALPPVPLKPRGRVR; from the coding sequence ATGAGCAATCTTGATCGCGAGGCGGCTCCCGCCCTGTGCGGCGGCCGCGGCTTCGTGGTGGCGGAGCCCGTTCGCGAACTCCTCAGCCCGCGCACCGTCAAGCTCGGCGAGTCCACCGAGGTCCGCCGACTGCTGCCCAACCTGGGCCGCCGCATGGTCGGGGCATGGTGCTTCGTCGACCACTACGGCCCCGACGACATCGCCGACGAGCCCGGTATGCAGGTGCCGCCCCACCCGCACATGGGCCTGCAGACGGTGAGCTGGCTGCACCAGGGTGAGGTGCTGCACCGCGACTCGACCGGTAGCCTCCAGACGATCCACCCGCGCGAGCTGGGCCTGATGACCTCCGGGCGGGCCATCAGCCACTCCGAGGAGAGCCCCAAGTCGCACGCCCCCTATCTCCACGGCGCCCAGCTGTGGGTGGCCCTCCCCGACAGCCACCGCCACACCGACCCGCGCTTCGAGCACCACGCCGAACTGCCGGTCGTCACGGCACCCGGCCTCTCGGCCACCCTGATCCTCGGCGCCCTCGACGGCGCGACCTCGCCCGGAACGACGTACACCCCCATCGTCGGCGCCGACCTGACCCTCGCCCGCGGCGCGGACGTACGCCTGCCGCTGGAACCGGACTTCGAGTACGCCGTGCTGTCCATGTCCGGCGAGGCGCGGGTGGACGGCGTTCCGGTCCTGCCCGGCTCCATGCTCTACCTCGGCTGCGGCCGCACCGAACTGCCGTTGCGCGCCGAGTCGGAGGCGTCCCTCATGCTCCTGGGCGGTGAGCCGTTCGAGGAAGAACTGATCATGTTCTGGAACTTCATCGGCCGCACCCAGCAGGAGATCGAACAGGCCCGGGAGGACTGGACGACCGGTTCACGCTTCGGCGAGGTCAAGGGCTACGACGGTGCTCCCCTGCCCGCTCCCGCGCTGCCGCCGGTGCCGCTGAAGCCGCGGGGACGGGTGCGCTGA
- a CDS encoding SDR family NAD(P)-dependent oxidoreductase has translation MALVLVTGASSGIGRNTADALADDGHDVVVHVRNPARLTGPDDAARWRGVVTGDLARPDEIPGVARQAAAFGRFDAVIHNAGTMHVPDAVTVNTVAPYVLTALMDKPGRLIYLSSSMHRTGSTELRELATASAAYDDTKLWVTTLALALASRWDGTTSHAVDPGWVPTRMGGAGAPDDLTAGHRTQTWLATHPDVTPRTGGYWYHRRPQSPHPAAQDAEFQARLLQALESRTGVRLD, from the coding sequence ATGGCACTGGTCCTGGTGACCGGAGCGTCCAGCGGAATCGGGCGCAACACGGCGGACGCGCTGGCCGACGACGGGCACGACGTGGTCGTCCATGTGCGCAACCCGGCCCGTCTCACCGGCCCGGACGACGCGGCCCGGTGGCGAGGCGTCGTCACCGGGGACCTCGCCCGGCCGGACGAGATCCCCGGCGTCGCCCGGCAGGCCGCCGCGTTCGGCCGCTTCGACGCCGTCATCCACAACGCCGGCACCATGCACGTTCCGGACGCGGTCACCGTCAACACCGTCGCGCCGTATGTGCTCACGGCGTTGATGGACAAGCCGGGCCGGCTCATCTACCTCAGCAGCTCGATGCACCGGACCGGCTCCACGGAGCTGCGAGAGCTGGCCACCGCGAGCGCCGCCTACGACGACACCAAGCTGTGGGTCACCACCCTCGCGCTCGCCCTCGCCTCCCGCTGGGACGGCACCACCAGCCATGCGGTCGACCCCGGCTGGGTCCCCACCCGCATGGGCGGCGCGGGCGCCCCGGACGACCTGACCGCCGGCCACCGCACACAGACATGGCTCGCCACCCACCCCGACGTGACCCCGCGGACCGGCGGCTACTGGTACCACCGGCGCCCGCAGTCACCCCACCCCGCAGCGCAGGACGCGGAGTTCCAGGCCCGCCTGCTCCAGGCCCTGGAGAGCCGCACGGGTGTCCGCCTCGACTGA
- a CDS encoding PepSY-associated TM helix domain-containing protein gives MTSALTRTTDEAPKAADPTPSRSSWAPLRPLLLRLHFYAGLLVAPFLLVAACTGLLYAASFQAEKILYADELTVSAVGDTKLPISQQVTAAREAHPEGTVAAVRPSPQDDATTRVLLSGVKGVDADHTLAVFVDPYTAEVQGALEQYGSTGALPLRTWISELHRNLHLGETGRLYSEFAASWLWVIASAGLVMWFTRRRARRKLRGTSGRRRTLGLHGGVGAWAAAGFLFLSVTGLTWSTYAGANIDVLRTSLHQATPSISASGGGDHSGHGASASAGDAEHGVGLDRILAAARAEGLGDPVEIVPPADAASTYVVKQVGRGYPTKQDAVAVDPTSGEVTDVLRFADFPVLAKLTRWGIDLHTGVLFGLVNQIALMLLALCLILLIVWGYRMWWQRGRGSAFGRPIPRGAWQKVPPLILLPCVAGIAVLGYYVPLLGIPLAAFLVVDIVLGDISHRRGKRAEAAA, from the coding sequence ATGACCTCCGCTCTCACGAGGACCACGGACGAGGCCCCGAAAGCCGCCGATCCGACGCCGTCACGCAGCAGTTGGGCACCGCTCCGCCCCCTGCTGCTGCGCCTGCACTTCTACGCCGGACTGCTCGTCGCGCCGTTCCTTCTGGTGGCCGCCTGCACCGGACTCCTCTACGCCGCGTCCTTCCAGGCCGAGAAGATCCTCTACGCCGACGAGTTGACCGTCTCCGCGGTCGGCGACACCAAGCTGCCCATCTCCCAGCAGGTCACCGCCGCCCGCGAGGCCCACCCCGAGGGCACCGTCGCGGCCGTCCGCCCCTCCCCGCAGGACGACGCGACGACCCGGGTCCTGCTGTCCGGCGTCAAGGGCGTCGACGCCGACCACACCCTCGCCGTCTTCGTCGACCCGTACACCGCCGAGGTCCAGGGCGCCCTCGAGCAGTACGGCTCGACCGGCGCACTGCCCCTGCGCACCTGGATCTCCGAGCTCCACCGCAATCTGCACCTCGGCGAGACCGGCCGCCTCTACAGCGAGTTCGCGGCGAGCTGGCTGTGGGTGATCGCGAGCGCCGGCCTGGTGATGTGGTTCACCCGCCGCCGGGCCCGGCGCAAGCTGCGCGGGACCAGCGGGCGGCGCCGCACCCTGGGCCTGCACGGCGGCGTCGGCGCCTGGGCCGCCGCCGGGTTCCTCTTCCTGTCGGTGACCGGTCTGACCTGGTCCACCTACGCCGGCGCCAACATCGACGTTCTGCGCACCTCGCTGCACCAGGCCACCCCGTCGATCTCCGCGAGCGGGGGCGGCGACCACTCCGGGCACGGCGCGTCCGCCTCGGCCGGGGACGCCGAGCACGGCGTCGGCCTCGACAGGATCCTGGCGGCGGCGCGGGCCGAGGGGCTCGGCGACCCGGTCGAGATCGTCCCGCCCGCCGACGCCGCGTCGACGTACGTGGTGAAGCAGGTGGGGCGCGGCTACCCCACGAAGCAGGACGCGGTGGCCGTCGACCCGACCAGCGGCGAGGTCACCGACGTGCTGCGGTTCGCCGACTTCCCGGTCCTCGCCAAGCTGACCCGCTGGGGCATCGACCTGCACACGGGCGTCCTGTTCGGCCTGGTCAACCAGATCGCCCTGATGCTGCTCGCGCTCTGTCTGATCCTGTTGATCGTGTGGGGTTACCGGATGTGGTGGCAGCGCGGGCGTGGCTCCGCCTTCGGCCGTCCGATCCCGCGCGGCGCCTGGCAGAAGGTGCCCCCGCTGATCCTGCTGCCGTGCGTGGCGGGCATCGCGGTCCTCGGGTACTACGTCCCGCTCCTCGGCATTCCGCTGGCCGCGTTCCTCGTCGTCGACATCGTCCTCGGCGATATCAGCCACCGGCGGGGGAAGCGCGCCGAGGCGGCGGCCTGA
- a CDS encoding MarR family winged helix-turn-helix transcriptional regulator — protein sequence MSEGSEKATPGFLVWRLSMKWRTAVDRAMAPLGLTHAQYSLVASLYGMQRAGERPSQRRLADHVGLEPLYVSKLARSLESAGLLERTRDPRDPRAVQLALTEQGRDTTRQAVKVVQGLLEQLLAPFGGLDSERTQDFKHDLVTLLDAPLDPLAVTGEPDKEHS from the coding sequence ATGAGCGAAGGTTCCGAGAAGGCGACACCCGGATTCCTGGTGTGGCGACTGTCGATGAAGTGGCGGACCGCGGTGGACCGCGCGATGGCTCCGCTGGGGCTCACCCATGCGCAGTACTCGCTGGTGGCGTCCTTGTACGGCATGCAGCGCGCCGGTGAGCGCCCCAGCCAGCGGCGCCTCGCCGACCATGTGGGACTGGAGCCGCTGTACGTGTCCAAGCTGGCGCGCTCCCTGGAGTCCGCGGGCCTCCTGGAGCGCACCCGCGACCCCCGCGACCCCCGCGCCGTGCAGCTGGCCCTGACCGAGCAGGGCCGCGACACGACCCGGCAGGCTGTCAAGGTCGTCCAGGGACTCCTGGAGCAGCTGCTGGCACCCTTCGGCGGCCTGGACAGCGAGCGCACCCAGGACTTCAAGCACGACCTCGTGACCCTGCTCGACGCACCTCTCGATCCACTCGCCGTCACCGGCGAACCCGACAAGGAGCACTCATGA